TCGAACACCTTCTTTGACTCTATCGGCCGGGTAGTGCCGTGCTTCTTGAGTGCGGCCACACCAACCGCGTCGATGGCGACCCTGTTCTTTGAGGCTAGCGTTATGTTCGCCTTCCACCTGGAACCCGTCATGGGCCCCCCGTCGTAGAAGGCCTCCACTCCGTCCATCAGGATGAGATCGGGCTTGTAGGCCGTATTCATCTCGGCGATCATCTCCCGCTGGTGCGGGGAGTGATGGAGCTCCCTCATGTTGTCCCGATGGACCATTCCGGTTGTGTTCTTGAGTGACATGGTGAAATGCCCACCGTACTGGTGGGTCTTGAGGCAGCATAGGGAGATGACCACATCGGCTTCCAGAATGGGCTTGGCAAAGAGGAAGCCGCTCTTCCAGTGAAATCTCGGATCTTTGATCAGCTGGTAGCGGGAGTGTTCCATTTCATCGAAGATCAGGCAATCGAATCCCATTTCTTCAGAAAGGTGGAAGATGCCTTTCTCTTCGAACACCCCCCGTGTATCTTCGGGACCGCTGCGATCACCGATAATGATCTTCTCAGGTTCTTCCTTAATGATTATCTCCAATACTGTTCGGAGGGTATCGTTGTGCGTGGAGCCAGGCGCCGGGTCAGATGTGTTGAAATTCGGCTTGATCAGGACATTCTTACCAATCATCTCGGGAAGCCCCACTTTCTGCAGGGCTTTTATGGCCCCTTCTGCCCGACTTGAATCGTGAACAATGACCACGTCTGAATCACGCATGTTCCTTCCTCCCTGATACTGACTTTTGAGTAAGGACTATTTTATTCTGGCCCCGAAATTCGTCAGAATAAAAACGTTTCGCGGTCACCATCATCCTATTATACTCTGCGTTCCAACTATATCTCAACGATTAAAGGGAGGTGAGAAAGTTGAAATTCTTGGCGTTTTGGAAACTTGGAAAGAATATTACTTCATCAAAGCTCGGGAAAGTCGCCGCTGAAATAATGAAAAAAGAAGCGTTCCCAACCAAAGGCGTTGAAGTGCATGAGTGGCTAGTGTGTCCCGGAGGTAAGGGCGTTATATTAATGGAAGCAAATAACGAAGCCGACATTTTCAGAGCTTATACCATATGGGCCGATGCTATACCCGGCTTCTTCGATGAATACGAAGTATTGCCAGCAGTTGAAGTAGCTGATGCCGTCTCGATCGCATTAGAGTAGTGTTTAAACCAATTTCTTTTCTTTTTCTCATATACCTTCGTCGAGATTCAATTTGATAGATCGAATTGATCAATTCTATCCCAACATTCATTGGGGAATGGATGCCATTCCAGAGATGCAAATCATTCTAGACATAGGGATAGAATGACCCGAATGCGAAGATTCTAATAGAGTGATATAAAGAGATTTTATCATCAATAAAAGGGAGGTGATAGGGTGCTCTTTGTGAACACATGGCAATTGAATAGGAACTTGAAACCGTCAGTTATTGGCAAGGTCGCTGCTGAACTCATAGAGAAAGAGAAACTGCCATCCAAGGGCTACGAAACACTGCAATGGCTGGTCTGTCCCGGCGGCTTCGGCGTTTCCATAATCGAGGCCGAGAGCGAGGCCATTGTTTTTGATGTCTATTCCGTCTGGGCAAACGCGATGCCGGGATTATTCGAAAGCTACAATGTTATGCCTGCGGTGGAAGCCTCAGAGGCCATTTCCATTGCAATGAAGGATTGAACTCGAGAATTCCTATATCATTTTTTACACTATTCTTTTTCTTTCTCTCTTATTCAGATAAAAAGAAAGATGAAGGGTTCGAGATCAGAATACCTGATCCCGAAACCCTTTGCATCAATAGCGTTTTCTCCTGAGCATAACGAATACCACGATCACGGCCAGGGCGGCAACAACCACTATCAGACCGATCCAGATCCAGATGTCATCGCCCCCATCTCCCGCGGTCGAAGTCTCGATGTGGATCTCTCCGTTGTCCTCGGCGATATGGATGTCGTACCCCTTTGAATCGCCCTGCTGTATCTGATCCTCCTCGACCAGCTCTGCGACGATATGACCGTCCTCAAGAACGATCACGTCAACGGTGTAGATCTCAGTGGCGTGCTCCGCGTCCCTGGCATCAACCTCGATCCTGTAATCCTCTATGTTGGCGGGGAGGATTACCATCTCAGTGAAGTGGGCGGTATCCAAGTCTCCTGAGTACCAGGCACCAGGCACCTGATTCTCTATCTCACCGGTGTCGTAGTTCCTCCCGATGTGCATGTCGTCAACGTACACATGGAGGTCAAGATCCCCGTTGGTGGTACCTCCCGGTTCCTCCACGGTGATCTGCGATCCGGAATTGTATACGTAGTCGGGAGTTCCCATGGTCCCCGAGTAGGTCATGGCATTGTAGTTGAACTCGTAGTTCAAGACCGGTTCCTGCTGCTCCCCGTGATAGACTATCTGGAGAGACCCTTCGTTCTCGATGAAAATGGGCTCAATGGTTGTCTCGTTGGTCTCCTTGTTCTGCAGCTCGACAAAGTGGAGCGTCCCCTGGGGTTCCCCGTCGACATAGTTCATCAGGGGCGCGGTGTTCACGCCGGTGACGTTCCAGTCCTCGAGATCTTGGTCGGGATACTTCTCCGTGAGCTCGGCAGAGAAATCGTCAATCCAAGCATCGGCTGTACCGTTCGAGCAGGAGCCAACCACCTCGCAGAAACCGGTGGACATCTGATAATCGGTAGGGTCCTGTTCCATGAACACAGATCTCTGGGTGCTTATGTAGGTGACACCTTCCTCGGGGGTGAACTCCCCATCGGCCTCCGCCTCTATGGCCTGCTTGACCAGCGGTATGATGAGCTTTGCGCTTCCGTAGGCAAGGGAGGCTGCCGAGGCTGCGGCCGCCACCGCGAGACCTCCGGTTACCCAGCCCGGGCTGGTGGCAAGGAGGGCCACGGCTGTTCCTCCTACTATCGCCGCTGACAGCGTCCAGGTTACGAACATGTCGAAGGCCTCCCAGTCGTCCTTCGGGCAACTGTCGCCAGATATCTGGCAGTTTATGGCCCTGTATGTCACGTAGGAAAGGTCCAGACCAGCGCTCACCACGCCGAGCTTGTCCATCATCGGTGACTCGTACTTCGCGGCCTTGGCCGCCACTCCCACGATGGTGTCGGCCGTTCCTTTCAGGTTCATGAGAGACTCAGAATCGATCCCTCCGACCACTGGGGCTGAGGAGAGATCAACTCCCAGAGGGCTGTGGTGCGCGGAGAAGTTCACGA
The window above is part of the Methanomassiliicoccales archaeon genome. Proteins encoded here:
- a CDS encoding DUF3303 domain-containing protein translates to MLFVNTWQLNRNLKPSVIGKVAAELIEKEKLPSKGYETLQWLVCPGGFGVSIIEAESEAIVFDVYSVWANAMPGLFESYNVMPAVEASEAISIAMKD
- a CDS encoding DUF3303 domain-containing protein, whose protein sequence is MKFLAFWKLGKNITSSKLGKVAAEIMKKEAFPTKGVEVHEWLVCPGGKGVILMEANNEADIFRAYTIWADAIPGFFDEYEVLPAVEVADAVSIALE
- a CDS encoding DUF362 domain-containing protein; amino-acid sequence: MRDSDVVIVHDSSRAEGAIKALQKVGLPEMIGKNVLIKPNFNTSDPAPGSTHNDTLRTVLEIIIKEEPEKIIIGDRSGPEDTRGVFEEKGIFHLSEEMGFDCLIFDEMEHSRYQLIKDPRFHWKSGFLFAKPILEADVVISLCCLKTHQYGGHFTMSLKNTTGMVHRDNMRELHHSPHQREMIAEMNTAYKPDLILMDGVEAFYDGGPMTGSRWKANITLASKNRVAIDAVGVAALKKHGTTRPIESKKVFDQDQIRRAVDLGLGASSPDEIRIVAVGDESQIPAEELEAILKI